The following coding sequences are from one Arachis hypogaea cultivar Tifrunner chromosome 7, arahy.Tifrunner.gnm2.J5K5, whole genome shotgun sequence window:
- the LOC112703265 gene encoding uncharacterized protein, translating to MAVAFTNLSWWLWSGKHQEPRISNSSSINPSADSNMWESDVLRFPLVKQANMGSSTRRVKRKWHSREERKMDREYDVVLVPSDGGCVSGSESDDSDWSIGWLEPHGPGFPSDDETDNSFAVLVPCYGREQAYDMMVEDPGSNFLSGVGNFPDSYSDESKKYVENWLSALRNT from the exons ATGGCTGTGGCTTTTACCAACCTATCATGGTGGTTATGGAGTGGAAAGCATCAAGAGCCAAGAATCTCAAACAGTTCTTCTATAAATCCTTCAGCCGATTCAAATATGTGGGAATCGGATGTTTTGAGGTTTCCTTTGGTCAAGCAGGCTAACATGGGCTCTTCGACGAGGAGGGTGAAGCGTAAATGGCATAGTAGGGAAGAGAGGAAGATGGATAGGGAATACGATGTTGTTCTGGTTCCATCTGATGGTGGATGTGTCTCTGGTTCTGAATCCGATGATTCTGACTGGTCAATTGGCTGGTTGGAACCTCATGGACCTGGGTTCCCAAGTGATGATGAAACAGATAACAGCTTTGCCGTGCTGGTTCCCTGCTACGGGCGAGAACAAGCTTATGATATGATGGTGGAAGACCCGGGAAGCAACTTTCTGAGTGGTGTTGGGAACTTCCCTGATAGTTATTCAGATG AGAGCAAGAAATATGTGGAAAACTGGCTTTCGGCTCTTCGAAACACCTGA